The sequence below is a genomic window from Blastocatellia bacterium.
CGCGCAACCCGGATTCATCTTCCGTGTACCCCCACTCCCTCAATAAAGCTTTGGCTCTCTCCCTTGCTCCTTCATGCGAGCGAGCGAAGAAAGCCCTCAGTTGGTCAGCCATCTTACGGGTGAAGACCTTAGGAGGATCAGCTCCCCTCACGTAAAGAACCTTCTGCACGAACCGTTTCACCTCGTCCAATGCCTGAGGACATGTGCTCGCGGCCAGACGGCGCGCGCTCTCGGGCAAAAGAAGGCAGGGAGAGGACATCTTGACCGCTCCCCACCGGGTGAGCGTCATCGAGACCGGGTGGCGCGATGAACCACAGGGAAGATTGAAGTTCAATTCAAGCGCATCCTCATGCGCCCACATGGATGGCTCCCTCCGACCTCCTGGCAAAGCGCCGAGAGCGGATTTGTTCGGCCTGCTCTTCGGTCAACGTATTTGAAGGCATGCTCACATCAAGACCGAGCCGCTGCGCCTCTTCGATCACACGACGCGGCTCAAGCTTCAGCTCCCGGGCCAGCTCATAAATGCGTATCTTCCTCGATGTCCCTGATCCGTCCGAACAGCCCCCAATTCCGGCAACGCCCTCCATCTTGATCTGGCCGATTCGTATCGCCGGGTTGCATTTCAACTGTTTGTCCTGTCAGTGTTGCTCACTCCACATTTTTGATTCCACGCTCTCGCCTCACCATGATCATCCTCTCCTTGATCAGCATGATCTTCCTGCTCCTGTTGCTGGTATAGGACTCCTCCTTTGAAATCCCCAGGAGTGCACGGCCCCGGCCTGGTCGGTGGAGCTGAAGGCCAGGCCCGCAGGAAGCAAACGCTCCCAGATTTTCTGCGTTCGTGGCGAACGTCCAGCTCGTGAGTGATTCCTGTCATCCGAACCTATCTCCCTCAACTCACCTATGAACTCATCCCGACCGCGTTTATAAAAAACCCGCAACCGCTTTGCAACCCCCGCCAAGTTCGAGAGCCCCACACATTCGCAGTGCGGGCGGCCTCGAGCGTTGGGCGATACCCTCGGCCGGGATGGCGCGCCACAGCCCTCCTCTTAGCCAGAGCACGCCGAGCCTAGCGCGCCCGCGGGATGGGCCACACGGCTATCCCATCGGGCCCGCGGTGCGCGAAGACACCCGTGTCAATCTTCCCCTGTCCCGGATAGACATCAGCGAGAGGAACGGCCCTCCACCTCGTCTCGGCACTCGCTACAAGGTAGCGCACCCTGCGGCTTCCGCGGTTGATCGTGGCGGCGACTGCCGCGCCTCCGTCTGGGGCGAGGAACGGATACCCCATCGGCTCGGGACTCGAGGCCATCTCTCGGCGCACCCCCTCGTGGAAGTAGCGGAAAACGTAGCGACCGTTCTCAAGGGCCGTATAGACGACGGTACCCGGCACCGCGGCGAGGCCGCCGAACGCGTCAGCGCGGTCGAACTCTTCCCTCAGGATCCGCCCCGCCTCGAACGAGACCGAAAGCAACGCTTCTCCGCCCTCGGGAAGGCCGACCGTGACGAAGCCGGCATCAGGTCCAGTTAAGTAGTGGCTACGGATTTGCCCCACGGCTGCAGCTAGCCCGGTGAGAGACAACCCGCCGCGTATCCCAACGCAGGTCATATCCCGTCCCTCCCGGTCGTTGGACCGCGCCTCAGCGCGACTGCGTTGCGATTGAGGCGTCGGGCGGATAAAGGTCCATGTACGCTCGCCGTGGACAGCCCCTTCTGCGTCCAGCGCCCAAGCCGTGAACCAGAAACCCTGGTGATAGCTGGCAACCCCCGAAGCACGGAGACCGATGTCGCGCAACTGGCTCCCCGGCTCGGGCAGGACGTGCCGCGCCTCCACGTCAACGATGACCATCTTGGACCCGAGGTCCCCGAGCACAAGCGCAAGCTGAGCGCAAGGCGAGAACGCGATCTGGAATACTTGGTCAAACGGCAGAGGCACGAAATCAACCTTCGCCACTCGACCGTCCCTCTCCAGGTGCACGACAATCAGACGCGGCCGGGCAGGAGTTCCGTTCAGATCCGTACCGAGCAGGAGCCGGCCTCCCCTTGCAACGGCTGCGAATTCAAACGTCTCTATATTGACTCCAGCGCGCACGAGCGCCTCGTTGCCGACGAACACGGGCCTCTCGATCGCCTCCGCCTCGGCGCAATCCTCGTTCCACAGTCGCAGAAAATCGCGCAACTCATGTATCCAAGGGAAGCACGTACCGGCCCCAGGCCCCGCGGGAGCGTCCTCCCTGCCGGCGTTCGGAAGCCGATTGGCGATCGCATAGCTCGGCCACCAGTCCCACGCCTTTCCTTCGCGGCCATCAACGCGGCCGAAGCGAGCGACCAAACCGCTCCTCGGAATCTCTATCCAACTGACGCCCACCTGGGCCAGTGGCAGCACTTCGCCCGGCTCCGCTACAGCG
It includes:
- a CDS encoding translation initiation factor IF-2 N-terminal domain-containing protein, yielding MKCNPAIRIGQIKMEGVAGIGGCSDGSGTSRKIRIYELARELKLEPRRVIEEAQRLGLDVSMPSNTLTEEQAEQIRSRRFARRSEGAIHVGA